Proteins encoded together in one Bactrocera neohumeralis isolate Rockhampton chromosome 4, APGP_CSIRO_Bneo_wtdbg2-racon-allhic-juicebox.fasta_v2, whole genome shotgun sequence window:
- the LOC126754653 gene encoding lipopolysaccharide-induced tumor necrosis factor-alpha factor homolog isoform X1, producing MSELRRNQQEPNIYSMHFLECLWLPVNMSAPVGPEPATIICPTCNKQVITSVDHTSSTKTHLIALLLCVIGFWPCACCLYCTGCARNVEHRCPSCNSFIGVYER from the exons ATGAGTGAGTTAAGAAGAAATCAACAGGAGCCAAATATATATTCAATGCATTTTCTCGAATGCCTATGG CTCCCAGTCAATATGTCAGCACCGGTGGGTCCGGAACCAGCCACGATCATTTGTCCAACTTGCAATAAACAAGTAATCACCAGCGTGGACCATACATCATCCACGAAAACGCATTTGATAGCTTTGCTTTTATGTGTTATCGG cTTTTGGCCGTGCGCTTGCTGCCTTTATTGCACAGGCTGTGCTCGTAATGTCGAACATCGATGCCCATCATGCAACAGCTTCATTGGAGTTTACGAACGTTGA
- the LOC126754653 gene encoding lipopolysaccharide-induced tumor necrosis factor-alpha factor homolog isoform X2: MSAPVGPEPATIICPTCNKQVITSVDHTSSTKTHLIALLLCVIGFWPCACCLYCTGCARNVEHRCPSCNSFIGVYER; encoded by the exons ATGTCAGCACCGGTGGGTCCGGAACCAGCCACGATCATTTGTCCAACTTGCAATAAACAAGTAATCACCAGCGTGGACCATACATCATCCACGAAAACGCATTTGATAGCTTTGCTTTTATGTGTTATCGG cTTTTGGCCGTGCGCTTGCTGCCTTTATTGCACAGGCTGTGCTCGTAATGTCGAACATCGATGCCCATCATGCAACAGCTTCATTGGAGTTTACGAACGTTGA
- the LOC126754607 gene encoding lipopolysaccharide-induced tumor necrosis factor-alpha factor — translation MEKSGPPVNYPRMPAEMQEATHSGYVDQAPAAPPSYEQAMHTAPYPPVQVLPTPSSTSDAANRPPTQQQQSAQARTNKATTTTGGFGAGAQHTYGGSTQYGATSMGGAGGGGGVPPPHHAYMPSASGTTQPMVQQPVVIIQQQAILPLGPEPTFITCPGCHVTKLTRIGYEPNARTHLMAAILCIVGLWCCVCLPYCAESCMSTNHYCGNCNKYLGTYNGGGF, via the exons ATGGAAAAATCAGGTCCACCTGTCAATTATCCGCGTATGCCCGCCGAGATGCAGGAGGCTACACACAGCGGCTACGTCGATCAGGCACCGGCCGCACCGCCGTCCTACGAACAGGCCATGCACACCGCTCCCTATCCACCGGTGCAGGTGTTGCCCACACCGAGCAGCACTTCCGACGCCGCCAACCGCCCGCCcacacagcaacaacagtcGGCACAAGCACGCacaaataaagcaacaacaactactggTGGTTTTGGCGCTGGCGCACAACACACCTATGGTGGCAGCACACAGTATGGCGCCACCAGCATGGGTGGCGCTGGCGGGGGCGGCGGTGTACCGCCACCACATCACGCTTACATGCCCAGCGCGTCAGGCACGACGCAGCCGATGGTACAACAACCTGTTGTAATCATACAAC aacaAGCAATTTTGCCCTTGGGGCCGGAACCTACATTCATCACATGTCCAGGCTGTCACGTTACAAAACTGACACGCATCGGCTATGAACCGAATGCCAGGACACATTTAATGGCGGCGATACTGTGTATTGTGGG CTTATGGTGTTGCGTCTGTTTGCCCTACTGTGCGGAGAGTTGCATGAGCACCAACCATTACTGTGGTAATTGCAATAAATATCTGGGCACCTACAATGGCGGCGGGTTCTGA
- the LOC126754663 gene encoding lipopolysaccharide-induced tumor necrosis factor-alpha factor homolog, translating to MLPPLGPIPCSLSCPNCSKQVTSRMEYRSSTKSHIIALLLAGMLCLPCACAVYCTDCARNVEHYCPSCNAFLGVYDR from the exons ATGTTACCACCACTTGGCCCAATACCCTGCAGTTTGAGCTGCCCGAATTGCTCCAAACAGGTGACATCGCGTATGGAATACAGATCTTCGACAAAATCACATATTATTGCTTTACTACTCGCTGGAATGCT CTGCCTGCCTTGCGCCTGCGCTGTGTATTGCACGGATTGCGCACGAAATGTGGAGCACTACTGCCCATCTTGTAATGCCTTTTTGGGTGTATATGACCGCTGA